Genomic segment of Panicum virgatum strain AP13 chromosome 9N, P.virgatum_v5, whole genome shotgun sequence:
GAGCCAGTTTTACAGCAACATTCTTTCTCTCTGCTACGAGATACTAACTCTGAAAGCCGCCTCTGACCGTATCTTATGTTTGGAATGCTGCATTTATTTTTCAGGAAGCAATGGAGAAGGATAACATGGAGCACGCGTCAGAGCCTAACCTGAACCTGAAATCCTTCCTGGCCAACGCTTACCTGCATCCCATCTTCCATCTTTTTGAGGAACCGGCAAAGGAGGAGAGTCAGGAGACGGTGGAGGTGAGGATCGACAaagcccagcagcagcagcaccgtcAGGAGGAGACTCATGTGAGGAACTCATCGCAGTACCACCACGAGGAGGGTCACTTCAGGAGCACGCACGAGACGCATTACCACCACGAGAGCCATGTGAGCCGGAGCACCCAGTACCACCATGAGGGGATCCATGTGAGGAGCGACACggactcgccgtcgccgccgcacttcATCTACCACTACGACATCCAACCCTGAATGATCCTGAAAAGCAGTAGTCTAACTTGATCTGGTTTTCCTGGTCGCCCTGTGAATGCTTCTCTTAGTCACCTTACCATTAAAAAGGATGCTGAATTGCTAATTTTAATGTTTGATGAGTCGTTGATGTACATGCGAGTGGGTAGTGCTAGGCAGCGCTagagaaccaaacagggcctctaAAATCCTGATGTGGCCATGGGCCCTGAACATTGATTCCCTGCACCAAAATGATGAGGAGTCAGCTTTCGTGTTGCGTGTTCCATGATGTGTATCTCGCGCTGAACTGTGATTCTAGCTGATGGAGAGCAGTAGAAGAATGGGAATGGTGTGTGCTGTGTGAGCAGCCAAGCagcccatcttcttcctcatgaCAATGGCATGCATTCTGCTGCTCTGCTTCTTTTGTTGGTGCTGACCAATGCGAGTTGGTAGGGGTGCAAATGAGTGCCTCTTAGAGTATCCATTacccctctttagttcaaaaaattATACTAATTTCTTAAATTGAGTTTCCACTTCGAAAAATTAGTATAAACTTTTAACTAAAGAGGAGCGGTGGatatccttaggtgcacctctttGCACCCCTACGAGTTGGGAACCTAGATATATGTACAGAACAAATATCAAACTATTGCCCAAGCACAAAACAAGGGACAACCCCTGGTCAGGACTCATGGGGATCATGGAGTTCTTCGAAGGCTGAAACTTTTCTGTTACATGATGGTCAACGGATCTGAGTTTGGAAGGATAAATGGATTGGAAACTACAACCTTAAAGCTACAATACCCTTCGCTGTACAATATCATCTAAAAAACCAAACAACAGTTGCATCAGTTCTTACCAATACTCATAAATGTTTCTTTTGCAAATATTGGGAATCTCAGCCAATACTTTCCTTATTATTTATTACTGAttaggtcaaattgactagcaCATCTGAATTTTTAAAATAGGATCTGCACTGGAGATAAGCATCACTCTCAGGCCTTATCGTGTCATCCTCCGCAAGACTCACCGTCTGATTTTTGCGGCAACTATAGCTTACCTGATTTTCTTTTGGTTGTTGCCGTGATCACGGGCCAGGCCTTGCTCACGAGAAGCACGGGAACCACAGAGCCAGCCACGGAGCAACCAGGGACCTGACTGATAGGCAGTCAGGAGGAGATATATAGATGGTCAAATGGGCCGTACGCCAGGACACGACACTAACACGACAACTTAGTCGTGTCGTGCCATGCCGGCACTACATGTCGGCTTCTTAGTCTAGGCATGGTGGGCACGGTCAATTCGCTGTGGCAGATCCAGAAATAGATTAAGGGGTGcttatttcttcttcctttctttctcctcttcttccttctttctcCTCAAAATTAGAGGAAGGGCTCCATTATTTGTGGGGGTTGGAGCCCCCCTAGACCCACCATTGCTGATGAGCCCATGGTTCATCAAAATATTAACCTCGGTGCATTTACTGTTTGTGTTGAGCACAATATTATGAAGGAAGGAATATTTAATCTTGATGGCCTATCGTCAAGTCTCATTTTTAAAGGtgcagaatttttcagaaaagaggaGAAAGAGAAGGCAAGGGAATATGTTAATATTTGCATCATCTGCTGTAAGCCGATTCCTTCTATCAGTGCTATTGCTTGTATTGGTGATTAATTAGACGGAATTATTTTGTTCCTGTGGAATACTTTGCTATCTCATTGGATCTGAAATTGCATTGGAGGTTGTTGCCGTGAGAGTCAGACAGACCTATTGATCTCCGATTGGTTGGTTAGACAAACTGACAACAATTTATTTGCCGTGAGATTCATTAGCTCTAGTTGGTGCTGCTGCTATCATTGGTTGAGGGAATAAATTGTTCTCAATATTGTTGTTTGTCGTGAAAAGCTTGAGCTGTGCTACTACATTAATACTGCTATTTTCTTGACTGAACAACTATTTGGACTATTTATCAATTGGGCCAAATTCAGTTAGCTTTATTCTTGCTATCtgtaccgtgaaagattgggCAAATCTTTGGACAGTGCAGGCGTGTCCTTATCAATTGCCTCCGCCACTATCAGCTCGATGTGCTCGTGCCAACCCGAGCTCGACGCTCGGCATCGACGGTGAAGGCAAGAGGCAATGGAAGGAGGAAACGGTGTCGGTCGCGCGCAAATCAGCCGCCCCCATCTGCTTGCACGTCAGCCGTCATCTTCCATCGTGCGCCCTAGCCATTACTGGGGCTTGCACACCGGCCACCACCCCCCGTGCGCACCAGCCTTCGCTGCGCTCCTCCGGTCTTTGCACGGCATCTTCCTTCCTCCATCGGTGGGGAGAAGGGAGGTGCATATCGCCGTGcagcggcgtgggagcgaggaacGGGTCGGTGTCAGGAGAGGATAAAGTTGGGGATGAGATGTGGCCGGTGTTGAGAATATAGTTGGAAAACAGAACAAAAAATTATGATAGATCTTGTTTAATGGTGTTACATGGTATAATGATGATGGCACACAAAGGATGAAAAATTAGAAGTGATGGCACTGAAGAGGATGCCTAAATTTCAACGGCTTTGAAGTGATGAGTTAAATTTGCAATGGTTTTGAgagattttttttcctctccGCACATGCTTAATTGTCCAAGATCGGCAGCACAGCATGGGTTGAATTTGCCTTTCTGCCTGCCTGGCTGGCATTACTGATTTACATACTCCAGTGCAAATTAATCTGTTGCGTGAAGCATAAGATTTCTCGTGGGTTTTGCCCTTTCTGAGGCTTGAAGCCGTCGCCTCGATCCACCGAAGAAAAGTGTCATCGCATCGCATCCCAGCCGCAGAATCGTGCCTATTTATACTCGGGCAGGCAGTGCACGTGCAGGTGCAGCCGGAGTCCCACGGCCGCCACGGGAGATCAACAACAGTGACAATGCAGGACGGCGTGGCGgcccacggcgccgccgccgccgccttctacTGCGCCGCCTCCGGCGCGTACGCGAGCATGCACCCTCCGGTGCGCCTCCCCGCcgacccctccctctccctcgtcCCGCACATCTTcgcccgcgcgcccgccgccgacgcgcgccCCGCGCTCGTCGACGCCGCCACGGGCGAGGCGCTCTCCCTCGCGGACCTCCGCCGCCTCGTGGGCGCCCTCGCcgcgggcctccgccgccgcgggggaatCCGCGCGGGTGACGTCGTCCTCCTCGCGCTCCCCAACTCCGTCGCCTTCCCAGTCGCGTtcctcgccgtcctcgccgcgggCGGCGTCGCCACCACCATGAACCCGGCCAGCGCCCCCGCCGAGATCGCCGCTAGGGCGCGGGACACCAGCCCGGCCCTCGTGCTCGCCGCGGCCGGGAGCGCCGGGAGCCTCCCGCCGTTGCGCGTCCCGGTCGTCCTCGTGCCCGAGACCTtccgcgtcgccggcggcgccgcccccgaGTTCGCGCCCTTCCacgcgctgctgctgcacgataccggcgcgccggcggccccgcCGGTGGGGCAGGACGACGCGGCCGCCATCCTCTACTCGTCGGGGACGGGCGGCCGGAGCAAGGGCGTCGTGCTCACgcaccgcaacctcatcgcCACGGTGGAGCTCTTCGTGCGCTTCGAGGCCTCGCAGTACGTGGCACCTGCTTGTGACAATGTCTACCTGGCGGCGCTGCCCATGTTCCACGTCTACGGCCTCTCGCTCTTTGCCGTGGGCCTGCTCTCGCTCGGCACCACGGTCGTCGTCATGAAGAGGTTCGACGTGGGCGACGCCGTCAAGGCTATCGACAGATTCAGGGTCACGCACTTCCCACTCGTGCCGCCCATCATGGCGGCGCTGGTGCACGCGGTCGAGCCGCCGGCATTGGGTTCCTTGGTGCAGGTGTCGTGTGGTGCAGCGCCAACCAGCGGCAGGCTCATCAACGACTTCGTCAAGGCTTTCCCTCACGTCGATTTCATTCAGGTGCCTGCCTACCCTACTCTTCTTATTCAGCGGGACCAAAACATTGCTAAGAGTTTACAGTAcaatgcaaaacgggctgacAGCCCACCCAGCCACATACACATTCTCGCTCTCTAAAATCCCAGCGACATCTTCAGCCATGAAGCCACGCTGCAGAGTACTGCCCCTCACAAACAGAAACCTTCAGTACGACTAACTACTATATATTCAGACTACAAATCCATCAGACATACATCAGCAACGAACAGCTAGTCCACCTCCCACGTTTCTTTTTTGTGATCATGAACAACTAGCCCTGTTACATATTTGTCTACTCCACTCACAGTAGTTGATCCATGTGTCCTGTCACGccccgtggccgccggcgatcgccgtcgACATGAGTACACACACAAGAGAGAGATGGGTAGCAGTGAGGAAGGGCAGAGGACCGACTAATGAATGTCTGATGAAATGCACTCTGTTTTGGTACTATATTACATAGTGGTGCACAAATCTAGTAGGAGTCAGTTGTCGTATAGGACAAAATTTCAGTTTTGGTCAATTCTGACTTCCTAGTTTTGACCACATGCCCCGCTCTGAAATGCCGCTCTGAAATGTGGATGTCAAAATTCAGCTTTTGTATAGGTGTGGACTTTCAGTTTGCCTCAAGTACTCAAGAGTAGGCAGCCATGCAAAatattctcttttctttttaaacGAACCatgcaaaaattttgaagagtgcCAGATAGTTGAAGACAAATGTCAGAGTAATCCTTTTGCTCAGATTATCCAAGTCAGTGTTATATGGACATGGGTGCCTGTGCTGGTGTCTCAACTCAGGTGCAGGTGTTCAATTCTTTGGAATATGCCAAATACCACTTGGAATCTGTCATGGGTGGGGTCTTTCAGTTCAGTTTTTTGCTTAAGAGTAGTCAGACATGCAATGTTCTATGTGTGCTAAAGCTAGATAGGTAAAGACAAGTGATGAAGTAGTCCTTTTTGCTTCCATTGTCCTCACCAATGTTATGCGGACAAGGGGCTGGTGGGTGTCCGATTCGGCAAGTTTTGGGGGAACATGTCAATTGCTAAATACCACTAAAAATATGAGTATATGACATGGATGTCAGAATCTGACATGGTTTCGGAGTGTGTGACTAGGCAAAAGGATTAGGACATGGTTGTATGGGTAATATGATGATGTGCCTTGTTCTGAATTTTAAAGTCGATGTTCCCAGTTAGCATACCTGATCACCTGTAACCATCACTTGGTGATGTGTACTGTTTAGTCCAGCAGTGGGCTTTACAAAGATTTTACACTTTCTAGTAGCAGCAGAAAAGGATTTTATCCCCTAAAAATCCAAAAACAAAGAATTTACTCCGAAAGAAGCAGGGCATGTGGGAAATCCCTGGTTCTAGAAATAGATTGGCATACACTTTTCATGATACTAACTGCATCTGAACATGTAGCCATCTTTCAATGGTGATTAAATTTGAAGAACTGAAATGGCAAACTGGATTCTTTATCTTATTTTCTGTAGATAAATACATACTGTTGGAGTAATTATTCTTTTTAAACTTTGTTGCTGTCCTAGGAGATGTTCTTGGTTGTACTGCTTTTTTGTGTTGCTGCTGAGTCACATCAGCATCTTGTTGTTCCTTTTGTAGAACATCGTTAAATTCTCTATAAGACTGCTTGTTTTTCATTCTTGAATGGGAAATGGGAAACCCAatagtgaaaaaaaaaatcttacctTCATGCAACTTAATGTGCGCACAGGGTTATGGAATGACAGAATCTGCTGCTGTAGCAACTCGCGGCTTCAATACTTTAAAGCACAAGAAGTATGCTTCAGTAGGACTTCTGGCTCCAAACATGCATGCCAGAATCGTTGATCTGGAAACTGGTTGCTACCTGCCTCCAGGCTCTTGTGGGGAGCTGTGGCTCCATGGTCCAGCTATAATGAGAGGTACAGTATCACGAGCTTAACTGTGATACTTTGTCACTTCATATTAAAAATGTTTAGATATAAATTAGCATTCAAGGCCAGGGAATTCTTTCAAAGAGATAGGTTGACATATTGCTAATTTTTCTATGCAAACTTAGCCTGACTGTGCTTATATCTGCTTATCTGGTCACTGAAAATCATAATAAGATGTGTTTACTTTATCTCTCTGTATGCCATTTTGTTTAGCTCCTCAAGATAACAGAATCCATCTCGTTTGCTGCAAATGGTTTGGTTGGTTGTTGTCTTTATAGTCACACTTATTTCCTTGTATCACTGATGTCAATCTACAGATCTCACTCACTATTGCAGTGGTACGCAGATCCATGTAAAATTGTCTGCCTTTATCAGGAACTGAATCTCGGATATAGATCGATCGGACTGTTGGT
This window contains:
- the LOC120687300 gene encoding 4-coumarate--CoA ligase-like 3, yielding MQDGVAAHGAAAAAFYCAASGAYASMHPPVRLPADPSLSLVPHIFARAPAADARPALVDAATGEALSLADLRRLVGALAAGLRRRGGIRAGDVVLLALPNSVAFPVAFLAVLAAGGVATTMNPASAPAEIAARARDTSPALVLAAAGSAGSLPPLRVPVVLVPETFRVAGGAAPEFAPFHALLLHDTGAPAAPPVGQDDAAAILYSSGTGGRSKGVVLTHRNLIATVELFVRFEASQYVAPACDNVYLAALPMFHVYGLSLFAVGLLSLGTTVVVMKRFDVGDAVKAIDRFRVTHFPLVPPIMAALVHAVEPPALGSLVQVSCGAAPTSGRLINDFVKAFPHVDFIQGYGMTESAAVATRGFNTLKHKKYASVGLLAPNMHARIVDLETGCYLPPGSCGELWLHGPAIMRGYLNDEDAHAMNDGWLRTGDVAYFDSDGYLYIVGRLKEVIKYKGFQIAPADLEAVLVEHPEIVDVAVTSAEDEEAGEIPVAFVVRKSGSSLSCTQVMDYVAKQVSAYKKVRRVVFVESIPRSPAGKVLRRLLKHSLAAADAVAGPTSYSKSNTKRHSRL